The Metabacillus schmidteae genome has a segment encoding these proteins:
- a CDS encoding PadR family transcriptional regulator, which produces MSNILQSLSTELRRGTLTLAVLSQLRTPQYGYSLVQLLEESGISIDQSTLYPLLRRLEKQELVSSSWDTSESRPRKYYVLSEFGVEVFLQLKKEWMANSKELYNLLKGEEENEFN; this is translated from the coding sequence ATGAGTAATATATTACAATCATTATCGACTGAACTCCGAAGAGGTACGCTGACACTAGCTGTTTTAAGTCAATTACGAACTCCTCAATATGGATATTCTCTAGTTCAGTTATTGGAGGAATCTGGTATTTCAATTGATCAGAGTACGTTATATCCATTGCTGCGGCGTTTAGAAAAACAGGAGTTGGTTTCGAGCAGCTGGGATACATCTGAAAGCAGACCCCGAAAGTACTATGTTTTAAGTGAATTTGGTGTAGAGGTGTTTTTGCAATTGAAAAAGGAATGGATGGCAAATTCAAAAGAGCTTTACAACTTATTGAAAGGGGAGGAAGAAAATGAATTTAATTGA